The following are from one region of the Stigmatella ashevillena genome:
- a CDS encoding endonuclease/exonuclease/phosphatase family protein, with protein MELTLVSYNIHSGVGTDGRFDLHRVGEVLRETHADVIALQEVGDFRSVTDREDQPEHLADMLGLHMAFGPNVVKAGRRYGNAILTRLPILQSKNYDLSVPGREPRGALRCDLDLGEGKALHVFCLHLGLSIGERRRQERLLLSADILQDAARKDPVVVCGDFNYWGNKPVPALVRQAIHDVALELDAPARTYPSRLPMLRLDRIFVDTGVRPLSIRPHRSELASVASDHLPLVMRFEAPVIETRLPSAPVQLIG; from the coding sequence GTGGAGCTGACCCTCGTCTCGTACAACATCCACAGCGGCGTCGGCACAGATGGGCGATTTGATCTGCACCGGGTTGGCGAGGTGCTCCGGGAGACCCACGCGGATGTCATCGCGCTTCAGGAAGTCGGCGACTTCCGGAGCGTGACCGACCGCGAGGATCAACCGGAGCACCTGGCGGACATGCTCGGGCTGCACATGGCCTTCGGCCCCAACGTGGTGAAGGCCGGCCGCCGTTACGGCAACGCCATCCTCACCCGGCTGCCCATCCTCCAGTCGAAGAACTACGACCTGAGCGTCCCAGGCCGGGAGCCCCGGGGGGCGCTGCGGTGCGACCTGGACCTGGGGGAAGGCAAGGCCCTGCACGTCTTCTGCCTGCACCTGGGGCTCTCCATTGGCGAGCGCCGCCGACAGGAGCGGCTGCTGCTGTCGGCGGACATCCTCCAGGATGCCGCGCGCAAGGACCCGGTGGTGGTCTGCGGGGATTTCAACTACTGGGGCAACAAGCCGGTGCCGGCCCTGGTGCGCCAGGCCATTCACGACGTGGCCCTGGAGCTCGATGCCCCCGCCAGAACGTACCCCTCGCGGCTGCCCATGCTCCGGCTGGACCGTATCTTCGTGGACACGGGGGTCCGGCCCCTCTCCATCCGGCCTCACCGGTCCGAGCTGGCCAGCGTGGCCTCGGATCACCTCCCGCTGGTGATGCGTTTCGAAGCGCCGGTGATCGAAACGCGACTGCCCTCGGCGCCCGTACAGCTCATCGGGTAA
- a CDS encoding phage holin family protein, whose translation MSLGSEQTDRGIAALVGRMADGFSRLVSQHLTLARMEMAEDAKAMGKDVARIAAFVPFVLVGYLFVCGALAAVLAHWLGQAGGLVTVGVINLIAGGIGIHRAISRLQERQVMDDSAQELSRSVAALGTSDPKDTAAPSASTSRHMFKETPHAQ comes from the coding sequence ATGAGCTTGGGGTCGGAACAGACGGATCGCGGCATCGCCGCGCTCGTCGGGCGGATGGCCGATGGTTTCAGCCGCCTGGTGTCCCAGCACCTCACGTTGGCGCGCATGGAAATGGCCGAGGACGCCAAGGCCATGGGCAAGGATGTGGCCCGCATCGCCGCGTTCGTGCCCTTCGTCCTGGTGGGCTACCTCTTCGTGTGTGGAGCCCTCGCCGCCGTCCTTGCCCATTGGTTGGGCCAGGCGGGCGGGCTGGTGACGGTGGGAGTCATTAACTTGATTGCCGGAGGCATTGGCATTCACCGGGCCATTTCACGTCTTCAGGAGCGTCAGGTCATGGATGACAGCGCTCAGGAACTTTCCCGCAGTGTGGCGGCGCTGGGCACGTCCGACCCGAAAGACACGGCGGCCCCGTCGGCCTCGACGTCTCGACACATGTTCAAGGAAACCCCGCATGCCCAGTAA
- a CDS encoding DUF3618 domain-containing protein, whose amino-acid sequence MPSNGHSKTEPRSPEALRAEIERTRAELSTSVSALREEVAAAVDWREWVRTHPLTFVGAAFAVGFVLGQRR is encoded by the coding sequence ATGCCCAGTAATGGACATTCCAAGACCGAGCCCCGTAGCCCAGAAGCCCTGCGTGCCGAGATCGAACGCACCCGGGCGGAGCTCTCCACGTCCGTCAGCGCCCTGCGCGAAGAGGTGGCGGCCGCCGTGGACTGGCGCGAGTGGGTGCGCACCCATCCGCTGACCTTCGTGGGCGCGGCCTTCGCGGTGGGTTTTGTGCTTGGGCAGCGCCGCTGA
- a CDS encoding YtxH domain-containing protein gives MFTARDLKKLDKDDLLNLIGLETRKDTADYLLPALGAFTVGVLLGVGVGVLLAPKPGQELRTDLRNRFQSGQDAISGAVNRATESVTRNA, from the coding sequence ATGTTCACCGCCAGAGATCTCAAGAAGCTCGACAAGGATGATCTGCTCAACCTCATCGGGCTCGAGACCCGGAAGGACACCGCGGACTACCTGCTGCCCGCGCTGGGCGCCTTCACCGTGGGCGTGCTGCTCGGCGTCGGCGTGGGCGTGCTGCTCGCGCCCAAGCCGGGCCAGGAGCTGCGCACGGACCTGCGCAACCGGTTCCAGAGCGGCCAGGATGCGATCTCCGGCGCGGTGAACCGCGCCACCGAGAGCGTCACCCGCAACGCGTGA
- a CDS encoding CHASE2 domain-containing protein encodes MQNPLVQSSGRRFLKRLGFALLQAVLVGGLVGSLLYFRVPRTQLEEEGASPTLIASLSELIEAPERSAYDVRVRLLGEFLQRQRRREPKGQDRVVVVTVDDDTLANARQSEYPGLASYPWPREITGGMTNRLVQEGASVVLLDMRFPELSPRTCALPRAGKEGPADDDFAFRKLLDQSPGRSALAFSWSVPRASPPSLRLWPYRVRVGGPAALPEARAQAQRVLAAQRPAFLLPEGERVEVWAGAEDERDGQLFAEQFGLGPMKVEERRARDDDHRFTALDLFVSLAEVEVEGLDPSRLLQVRNLRHPVAPLLSPQSLYGAATGSPDPDGVLRGMIHLVSYAPREGAYHVLPSLPLAAAMRQAGTRKLRYANGLLHVGEAYAIPMDETGYSLMRWEAGDVGRSAGASVFRTVRAWNILSNLFEAANGRPPRADHDLEGRAVVLTHTSSYATDYKPTPIGKLTPGGALLAQSLDNILQSQGILRAPPDMDLALTVGMAFVGAAIAFFFSNTFRSGFGATLFFSLAVLAGLGYCGAAGYVFVKQSLWIAVVGPLTAMGATFLLTTVYVVRTERELRDFVNHALGRYVSPEVARLVTRDLTLLVRPERRQVSAYFSAIEGFTRLSEQMPPEQLVQFLNEYFTEMTVAVRSTGGQVDKYIGDGLMTFWGAPVRTDRHAHLACEAAMKMHAVLQERQPHWQKTYGHRIQLRAGINSGEAVVGDMGSELKSNYTVMGRAVNLASRLEVANKAYGTSVLVGEDTAQLARDAYVFREVDRVLVPGNPAPIRIHELLGRHGQIAPRVQEMLGVYEQALTAYHQRRFDEALALFERGASEFQDPVSAVYSGRCRRFQVTAPAEDWNGVYALQET; translated from the coding sequence GTGCAAAACCCTCTCGTTCAGTCCTCTGGCCGCCGCTTCCTCAAGCGCCTGGGGTTTGCGCTCCTGCAAGCCGTCCTCGTGGGCGGGTTGGTGGGCTCGCTCTTGTATTTCCGGGTGCCGCGCACCCAGCTCGAGGAGGAGGGGGCTTCCCCGACGTTGATCGCCTCCCTGTCCGAGCTCATCGAAGCGCCGGAGCGCTCCGCCTACGATGTTCGCGTGAGGCTGCTGGGGGAGTTTCTCCAACGCCAGCGGCGGCGAGAGCCCAAGGGGCAGGATCGCGTGGTGGTGGTGACGGTGGATGACGACACGCTCGCCAATGCCCGGCAGAGCGAGTACCCCGGCCTGGCCTCCTACCCCTGGCCCCGGGAAATCACCGGTGGGATGACGAATCGGCTCGTGCAGGAGGGGGCCTCGGTCGTCCTGCTCGACATGCGCTTTCCGGAGCTGAGCCCTCGGACCTGCGCGCTCCCGCGCGCCGGGAAGGAAGGGCCGGCCGACGATGACTTCGCCTTCCGCAAGCTGCTGGATCAATCCCCCGGGCGCTCGGCGCTCGCCTTCTCCTGGTCCGTGCCTCGCGCGAGCCCGCCCTCGCTCCGGTTGTGGCCCTACCGGGTGCGCGTGGGCGGCCCCGCGGCGTTGCCCGAGGCCCGTGCCCAGGCGCAGCGGGTGCTCGCCGCCCAGCGCCCCGCCTTCCTCCTGCCCGAGGGGGAGCGCGTGGAGGTCTGGGCGGGGGCGGAGGACGAACGGGACGGGCAGCTCTTCGCGGAGCAGTTCGGCCTGGGCCCCATGAAGGTGGAGGAGCGCCGTGCGCGGGATGATGACCACCGGTTCACCGCGTTGGATCTCTTCGTCTCCCTGGCCGAGGTCGAAGTGGAGGGGTTGGATCCCTCCCGGTTGCTCCAGGTGCGCAACCTCCGGCACCCGGTGGCGCCGCTCCTGAGTCCCCAGAGCCTCTATGGGGCGGCCACGGGCTCGCCAGATCCGGATGGGGTCCTCCGGGGCATGATTCACCTCGTCAGCTATGCACCCCGCGAGGGCGCGTACCACGTGCTGCCCTCCCTGCCGCTGGCCGCGGCGATGCGGCAGGCGGGCACCCGGAAGCTGCGCTACGCGAACGGCCTGCTCCACGTGGGAGAGGCCTATGCGATTCCCATGGACGAGACAGGCTACAGCCTGATGCGGTGGGAGGCGGGGGACGTGGGCCGCTCGGCGGGGGCCTCGGTGTTCCGCACCGTCCGGGCCTGGAACATCCTGTCCAACCTCTTCGAGGCGGCCAACGGCCGGCCTCCCCGGGCCGATCATGATCTCGAGGGGCGCGCGGTCGTCCTCACCCACACGTCCTCGTATGCCACGGACTACAAGCCGACGCCCATCGGGAAGCTCACCCCGGGGGGCGCCCTGCTCGCGCAGTCGTTGGACAACATCCTTCAATCCCAGGGAATCCTTCGCGCGCCGCCGGACATGGACCTGGCGTTGACGGTGGGCATGGCCTTCGTGGGCGCGGCCATCGCCTTTTTCTTCAGCAACACCTTCCGCTCGGGCTTCGGCGCCACGCTGTTCTTCTCCCTCGCGGTGCTGGCGGGGCTGGGCTACTGCGGGGCGGCCGGGTACGTCTTCGTGAAGCAGAGCCTGTGGATCGCCGTGGTGGGCCCGTTGACGGCCATGGGCGCCACGTTCCTGCTCACCACCGTGTATGTGGTGCGGACCGAGCGCGAGCTGCGGGACTTCGTCAACCACGCCCTCGGCCGCTACGTGAGCCCCGAGGTGGCGCGGCTCGTCACGCGGGATTTGACGCTGCTCGTCCGCCCCGAGCGCCGGCAGGTGTCCGCGTACTTCTCCGCCATCGAGGGCTTCACCCGGCTCTCGGAGCAGATGCCGCCCGAGCAGCTCGTCCAGTTCCTCAACGAGTACTTCACGGAGATGACGGTGGCGGTGCGCTCCACCGGTGGCCAGGTCGACAAGTACATTGGAGACGGGCTGATGACCTTCTGGGGCGCGCCCGTGCGCACAGACCGCCACGCCCACCTGGCCTGTGAGGCCGCGATGAAGATGCACGCCGTGCTGCAAGAGCGCCAGCCGCACTGGCAGAAGACCTATGGGCACCGCATCCAACTGCGCGCCGGCATCAACAGCGGCGAGGCCGTGGTGGGCGACATGGGCAGCGAGCTCAAGTCCAACTACACGGTGATGGGCAGGGCGGTGAACCTGGCCTCGCGGCTGGAAGTCGCCAACAAGGCCTATGGCACCTCGGTGCTCGTGGGCGAGGACACCGCCCAGCTCGCGCGCGATGCCTACGTCTTCCGCGAGGTGGATCGGGTGCTCGTTCCGGGCAACCCCGCGCCCATCCGCATCCACGAGCTGCTCGGCCGACACGGGCAGATCGCCCCCCGCGTCCAGGAGATGCTCGGCGTCTACGAGCAGGCCCTCACGGCCTACCACCAGCGGCGCTTCGATGAGGCGCTGGCCTTGTTCGAGCGGGGCGCTTCCGAGTTCCAGGACCCGGTCTCCGCCGTGTACTCGGGCCGGTGCCGCCGCTTCCAGGTGACCGCTCCGGCGGAGGACTGGAACGGCGTGTACGCGCTTCAGGAGACGTGA
- a CDS encoding (2Fe-2S) ferredoxin domain-containing protein → MKRYRLSVCKGMDCKANGSNAVFAAAQEELAQRGLVPRCEAYRGGCYGFCHMGPNVVIREDTGRKKDPLSPENYQLMGWPEEVYYSRMSPERMRRVIAEHIEKDAPVREYYGDPDEGP, encoded by the coding sequence ATGAAGCGCTATCGCCTGTCCGTGTGCAAAGGCATGGATTGCAAGGCCAACGGATCCAACGCCGTCTTTGCCGCTGCCCAGGAAGAACTCGCCCAACGGGGCCTCGTCCCGCGTTGCGAAGCGTACCGTGGTGGCTGCTACGGCTTCTGCCACATGGGGCCCAACGTCGTCATCCGGGAGGACACGGGACGGAAGAAGGATCCCCTCTCTCCCGAGAACTATCAGCTCATGGGCTGGCCGGAAGAGGTCTACTACTCGCGCATGAGCCCCGAGCGAATGCGCCGGGTCATCGCCGAGCACATCGAGAAGGATGCACCTGTCCGGGAGTACTACGGAGATCCGGACGAGGGCCCCTGA
- a CDS encoding NuoI/complex I 23 kDa subunit family protein has translation MAYKATQDPRTDIRERSYVPELLRGLAITTRHFFRNLFGTRDTNTEVVDRTGTSLVTTVSYPEEKPVYPPGYRGLHRLVPREDGKPRCVACYMCATICPAQCIYIEAGEYEPEAEESKSRVIEKYPTQFVIDELRCIVCGLCVEACPKDAIRMDTYEHTKPEYNRQGFVFDIPKLLKGPAVSHPSDPWNKRESSHEPHHAHKEAHTRIGEGLVQLKTPHAVGPGHEPPKLASGEAPASHLPAPK, from the coding sequence ATGGCCTACAAGGCAACCCAAGATCCCCGCACGGACATCCGCGAGCGGAGCTACGTCCCCGAGTTGCTGCGCGGGCTGGCGATCACCACCCGGCACTTCTTCCGCAACCTCTTCGGCACCCGGGACACGAACACCGAGGTCGTCGATCGCACGGGCACCAGCCTCGTCACCACCGTCTCGTACCCCGAGGAGAAGCCTGTCTATCCGCCGGGCTACCGGGGACTGCACCGGCTGGTTCCCCGCGAGGACGGCAAGCCCCGGTGCGTGGCCTGCTACATGTGCGCCACCATCTGCCCCGCCCAGTGCATCTACATCGAGGCCGGTGAGTACGAACCGGAGGCAGAAGAGAGCAAGTCCCGCGTCATCGAGAAGTACCCCACGCAGTTCGTCATCGACGAGCTGCGGTGCATCGTCTGCGGCCTGTGCGTGGAGGCGTGCCCCAAGGACGCCATCCGCATGGACACGTACGAGCACACGAAGCCGGAGTACAACCGTCAGGGCTTCGTGTTCGACATCCCCAAGCTGCTCAAGGGGCCTGCCGTCTCGCACCCGTCGGATCCGTGGAACAAGCGCGAGAGCTCCCACGAGCCGCACCACGCGCATAAGGAAGCCCACACCCGCATTGGTGAAGGCCTGGTTCAGCTCAAGACGCCCCACGCCGTAGGCCCGGGCCATGAGCCCCCGAAGCTGGCCAGCGGCGAGGCTCCCGCCTCCCACTTGCCTGCTCCCAAGTAG
- a CDS encoding complex I subunit 1/NuoH family protein codes for MKRIFTVLFGIGLIVFLFAALTALAYAVGALVEEHLFAGASRLTNIVFLMVFFVMIIATLLTVAERKWSALIQDRIGPNRARINLPGLRNAPLAGIPHLIADALKMLTKEDFVPALANSFIFKLGPILAFGSVFALFAVVPAGPSITLWGQRVDMVVSTPDFGLLYLLAIASLAVYGTSLAGWASNNKFALLGGVRASSQMISYEVALGLSLVGLIMAFSTVQMTPIVGTLAAETGVSTGQARYLWQLTGADGGFDIGLPTWGFIIQPLGFLGFFAASFAETKRAPFDAPEGDSEIIGYFVEYSGMKFGLFMISEFVEVVVLAGVTTVLFFGGWHLPFGGEWVATQLKDFPLLYGTLLGTVFWVKVLGLIFIQMVIRWTFPRFRYDQIQTLGWKILLPMGLVNVFATGALVLWDPSLRYLALFGLLQIAVVLGLTLSSKEEAQEPRGHGPGHALGHGHGPGGLPAGAHGHALPAQTHLPESLDGKAPVGASVPSTH; via the coding sequence ATGAAGCGCATCTTCACCGTTCTGTTCGGCATCGGGTTGATCGTCTTCCTGTTCGCGGCGCTCACCGCCCTGGCGTACGCCGTCGGCGCGCTGGTGGAGGAGCACCTGTTCGCGGGGGCCAGTCGGCTGACGAACATCGTGTTCTTGATGGTCTTCTTCGTGATGATCATCGCCACGCTGCTCACCGTCGCCGAGCGCAAGTGGAGCGCGCTGATCCAGGACCGCATCGGCCCGAACCGCGCCCGCATCAACCTTCCGGGACTGAGGAACGCCCCGCTGGCCGGCATTCCGCACCTGATCGCGGACGCGTTGAAGATGCTGACCAAGGAGGACTTCGTCCCCGCCCTGGCCAACTCCTTCATCTTCAAGCTGGGGCCCATCCTGGCCTTCGGCTCGGTGTTCGCCCTGTTCGCCGTCGTCCCGGCAGGCCCCTCCATCACCTTGTGGGGCCAGCGCGTGGACATGGTGGTGAGCACCCCGGACTTCGGCCTGCTCTACCTGCTGGCCATTGCCTCCCTGGCGGTCTACGGCACGTCGCTGGCCGGCTGGGCCTCCAACAACAAGTTCGCCCTGCTGGGCGGCGTGCGCGCCTCCTCGCAGATGATCTCCTACGAGGTCGCCCTCGGCCTGTCGCTGGTGGGGCTCATCATGGCCTTCTCCACCGTGCAGATGACGCCCATCGTCGGGACGCTCGCCGCCGAGACGGGCGTGAGCACGGGCCAGGCCCGCTACCTGTGGCAGCTCACCGGCGCCGATGGCGGTTTCGACATCGGGCTGCCCACCTGGGGCTTCATCATCCAGCCCCTGGGCTTCCTGGGCTTCTTCGCGGCCTCGTTCGCGGAGACCAAGCGCGCCCCGTTCGATGCTCCCGAGGGCGACTCCGAGATCATCGGCTACTTCGTCGAGTACTCGGGCATGAAGTTCGGCCTGTTCATGATCTCGGAGTTCGTCGAGGTGGTGGTGCTCGCGGGCGTCACCACGGTCCTCTTCTTCGGCGGCTGGCACCTGCCCTTCGGCGGTGAGTGGGTGGCCACCCAGTTGAAGGACTTCCCGCTGCTGTACGGCACCCTGCTGGGCACGGTCTTCTGGGTGAAGGTCCTGGGGCTCATCTTCATCCAGATGGTGATCCGCTGGACGTTCCCGCGCTTCCGCTACGATCAGATCCAGACGCTGGGCTGGAAGATCCTCCTGCCCATGGGCCTGGTGAATGTCTTCGCCACCGGCGCCCTGGTGCTGTGGGATCCCTCCTTGCGCTACCTCGCCCTCTTCGGGCTGCTGCAGATCGCCGTGGTGCTCGGCCTCACGCTCTCCTCCAAGGAGGAGGCGCAGGAGCCGCGCGGCCACGGACCGGGCCACGCGCTGGGGCATGGCCACGGCCCAGGCGGTCTGCCCGCCGGGGCTCACGGCCATGCGCTGCCCGCGCAGACCCACCTCCCCGAATCCCTGGACGGCAAGGCCCCGGTGGGTGCGTCCGTTCCCTCCACGCACTAG
- a CDS encoding 2Fe-2S iron-sulfur cluster-binding protein, translating into MSDNDSKKPTGDAQPPPKGAPTDTPAAKIGPEPSNPPAAPKADTPPVAHSSTTPPKPPAPPAGGPPKPPPPKNPGFVTCTVDGREVVVKPGTNMIDAAKSVGSEIPYYCYHPRLSIAANCRICLVEASNAPKMVPACQTPLAEGQVINTTSPKVKEQRRAVMEFLLLNHPVDCSICDQAGECKLQDYYMKYDYRPSRLEGGKALKNKRKVLGPRVVLDQERCILCTRCVRFMNEIPKEPQLGVFGRGSHERIDVFPGNELSSNYSLNTVDVCPVGALLSRDFRFRARAWFLSATPSVCTGCSRGCAIYADWMSQDTYRYRPRENEAINKSWMCDQGRLSYKSLNLGRVLSASVGRRATQPKDTAQPVLSRVEAAKAAAQALQPLAKSAKLAVLASPLVSNEDLLAGLSFAKATLGIQDVYVGGRPQGDADHFLMTADKNPNRKGLELIARGLGLTLKPFEDLTAAIRSGKVKALYALGTEVPSSEEAFAQVAAQLEVFVAQALTESAVTAQATVLLPASAHIEDEGSFVQQDGIVQRFRKAYPSKGEAVPHWRWSSEISRALGGTQAWNSARDVFRELAAQVTEFASFNWDQASPPDREKPGINPLPTGADGRPAGYREFGTPRVRGI; encoded by the coding sequence GTGAGCGACAACGACTCCAAGAAGCCGACGGGCGACGCACAGCCGCCCCCCAAGGGTGCGCCCACGGACACGCCCGCGGCGAAGATCGGCCCCGAGCCCTCCAATCCTCCGGCAGCCCCCAAGGCGGACACCCCGCCCGTCGCCCACAGCAGCACCACGCCCCCCAAGCCCCCCGCCCCTCCCGCGGGCGGCCCGCCCAAGCCCCCGCCGCCGAAGAACCCGGGCTTCGTCACGTGCACCGTCGACGGCCGGGAAGTCGTGGTGAAGCCGGGGACGAACATGATCGACGCGGCCAAGTCGGTCGGCTCGGAGATCCCCTACTACTGCTATCACCCGCGCCTCTCCATCGCGGCCAACTGCCGCATCTGCCTGGTGGAGGCCTCCAACGCGCCCAAGATGGTGCCGGCGTGCCAGACGCCGCTGGCCGAGGGCCAGGTCATCAACACCACCTCGCCCAAGGTGAAGGAGCAGCGGCGCGCGGTGATGGAGTTCCTGCTGCTCAACCACCCCGTGGACTGCTCCATCTGCGACCAGGCCGGGGAGTGCAAGCTGCAGGACTACTACATGAAGTACGACTACCGCCCCTCGCGGCTGGAGGGCGGCAAGGCGCTGAAGAACAAGCGCAAGGTGCTCGGCCCCCGGGTGGTGCTGGATCAGGAGCGCTGCATCCTCTGCACCCGGTGCGTGCGCTTCATGAACGAGATCCCCAAGGAGCCGCAGCTGGGCGTGTTCGGCCGCGGCAGCCACGAGCGCATCGACGTGTTCCCCGGCAACGAGCTGAGCAGCAACTACTCGCTCAACACGGTGGACGTCTGCCCGGTGGGCGCCCTGCTCAGCCGGGACTTCCGCTTCCGGGCCCGCGCCTGGTTCCTGTCCGCCACGCCCTCGGTGTGCACCGGGTGCTCGCGCGGCTGTGCCATCTACGCGGACTGGATGTCGCAGGACACCTACCGCTACCGCCCCCGCGAGAACGAGGCGATCAACAAGAGCTGGATGTGTGACCAGGGCCGGCTCTCGTACAAGTCCCTGAACCTGGGGCGCGTGCTGAGCGCCTCCGTGGGCCGCCGCGCCACCCAGCCGAAGGACACCGCCCAGCCCGTGCTGAGCCGCGTGGAGGCGGCCAAGGCCGCGGCCCAGGCGCTCCAGCCCCTGGCGAAGTCCGCGAAACTGGCTGTGCTGGCCTCGCCGCTGGTCTCCAACGAGGATCTGCTGGCAGGCCTCAGCTTCGCCAAGGCCACGCTGGGCATCCAGGACGTGTACGTGGGTGGTCGGCCGCAGGGCGACGCGGACCACTTCCTGATGACGGCGGACAAGAACCCCAACCGCAAGGGCCTGGAGCTGATCGCCCGCGGGCTGGGCCTGACGCTCAAGCCCTTCGAGGACCTGACGGCGGCGATCCGCTCCGGCAAGGTGAAGGCGCTCTACGCCCTGGGCACCGAGGTCCCCTCCAGCGAGGAGGCCTTCGCCCAGGTGGCGGCCCAGCTCGAGGTGTTCGTGGCCCAGGCGCTCACCGAGTCCGCCGTCACCGCGCAGGCCACGGTGCTGCTGCCGGCGTCCGCGCACATCGAGGATGAGGGCTCCTTCGTCCAGCAGGACGGCATCGTTCAGCGCTTCCGCAAGGCCTACCCCTCCAAGGGCGAGGCGGTGCCGCACTGGCGATGGAGCTCGGAGATCAGCCGGGCGCTGGGCGGCACGCAGGCGTGGAACTCCGCGCGGGATGTCTTCCGCGAGCTGGCCGCGCAGGTGACCGAGTTCGCTTCATTCAACTGGGATCAGGCGTCCCCGCCGGACCGCGAGAAGCCGGGCATCAATCCGTTGCCCACCGGTGCCGACGGCCGTCCTGCGGGGTACCGCGAGTTCGGTACGCCCCGCGTGCGAGGGATTTAA